A section of the Malus sylvestris chromosome 17, drMalSylv7.2, whole genome shotgun sequence genome encodes:
- the LOC126610129 gene encoding (R)-mandelonitrile lyase-like produces the protein MGRPISFCLLLHSAFLFVFLNAIVADARTRSSHRPHQEPSYLKFVVNATDFPTEDYYDYIIVGGGTAGCPLAATLSSRFRVLLLERGGVAYGNRNLMTREGFLATLMDVNSFDSPTQAFTSEEGVANVRGRILGGSSAINAGFYSRADQDFYTKTSVDWDPRMVNESYEWVERAIVFRPELRTWQSAVRDGLLEAGVDPYNGFDLEHAVGTKIGGSTFDTSGRRHSAADLLKYANPLNIKVVTHASVERILLASTMPSPASRQSAAGVVFRDRVGRYHHAVLREHGEVILSAGAIGSPQLLLLSGIGPRPYLSSWGIPVAHHLPYVGQYLYDNPRNGISIVPPFPLEHSLIQVVGITESGAYIEAASNVIPFASPAMSVFIRTPSAPLYLTVATLMEKTIGPASAGSLRLASTNVRVNPIVRFNYFSNPVDVHRCVNGTRKIGDILKTRSMEDFKFQGWFGRKDFRFVGPALPVDQSNYELMADFCRRTVSTIWHYHGGCILGKVVDGDFRVIGTDALRVVDGSTLGISPGTNPQATLMMLGRYVGLRIMKDRKEYKMID, from the exons ATGGGGAGGCCCATTTCGTTCTGTCTTCTTCTGCACTCGGCGTTCTTGTTCGTGTTTCTCAACGCCATTGTCGCCGACGCGCGGACGCGCAGCTCGCACCGCCCTCATCAGG AGCCTAGTTACCTCAAATTTGTTGTCAACGCCACCGATTTTCCAACAGAAGATTATTACGACTACATTATTGTAGGAGGTGGCACTGCTGGGTGCCCCTTGGCTGCGACATTATCATCTAGATTCCGAGTGCTCCTGCTCGAACGGGGTGGGGTTGCTTATGGAAATCGAAACTTGATGACCAGAGAAGGTTTCTTGGCCACACTCATGGATGTCAACTCCTTTGACTCACCTACTCAAGCCTTCACATCTGAAGAAGGGGTCGCAAATGTCCGAGGCCGCATTCTTGGAGGCAGCAGTGCCATAAATGCTGGTTTCTACAGCCGTGCAGATCAGGACTTTTACACCAAAACCAGTGTCGATTGGGATCCCCGAATGGTGAATGAGTCGTACGAGTGGGTTGAAAGGGCAATTGTGTTTAGGCCGGAGCTGAGGACTTGGCAATCGGCAGTACGAGATGGGTTATTGGAAGCTGGTGTTGATCCCTACAACGGGTTCGATTTGGAACATGCGGTGGGGACCAAGATTGGTGGTTCGACATTTGACACTTCGGGAAGGAGACACAGTGCCGCAGATCTTCTCAAGTATGCAAATCCACTTAACATCAAAGTTGTGACTCATGCAAGTGTGGAGAGGATTCTGTTGGCTTCAACTATGCCGTCTCCAGCATCAAGGCAGTCTGCAGCGGGTGTTGTTTTTCGTGACAGAGTCGGGAGGTATCACCACGCTGTATTACGTGAACATGGTGAGGTTATTCTATCAGCTGGTGCCATCGGAAGTCCACAGCTGCTTCTGCTGAGTGGTATTGGCCCAAGGCCTTATCTTTCGTCATGGGGGATTCCAGTGGCTCATCATCTTCCTTATGTTGGGCAATATCTCTATGATAACCCAAGAAATGGCATCTCAATTGTGCCACCATTTCCACTGGAGCACTCACTGATACAAGTTGTGGGAATTACTGAATCAGGAGCTTACATTGAAGCAGCCTCCAATGTTATCCCTTTTGCATCACCTGCAATGTCTGTGTTCATTCGGACACCATCCGCACCTCTCTACCTCACTGTGGCAACCCTCATGGAGAAGACCATTGGGCCAGCCTCAGCTGGTTCTCTGAGGTTGGCTTCAACAAATGTCAGGGTGAACCCAATTGTTCGATTCAACTACTTCAGCAACCCGGTGGATGTGCACAGGTGTGTGAATGGGACGCGCAAGATTGGTGATATACTCAAGACCAGGTCTATGGAGGATTTCAAGTTCCAGGGCTGGTTTGGGAGAAAAGACTTTAGGTTTGTGGGACCTGCATTGCCTGTAGACCAATCGAACTATGAGCTGATGGCAGATTTCTGTCGCCGCACTGTTAGCACCATATGGCATTACCATGGGGGCTGCATTTTGGGGAAGGTGGTTGATGGTGATTTCCGGGTCATTGGTACTGATGCTCTCAGAGTTGTCGATGGATCAACATTAGGTATATCACCTGGGACAAATCCTCAGGCTACTCTTATGATGCTTGGGAG ATACGTTGGGCTGAGGATAATGAAAGACCGAAAGGAATATAAGATGATCGACTGA